The segment TAAGATTTCCGTTGAAGAACAGCACATCGCCAGGCTCCATAATGACTGGCATAGGTTTTTGCTCCTTCGGGGGCTTTACATAGTGGGTTGTAAACGATTCCTTCGAATCTGACAGCTCCGGACAGACGATATCATATTGCTGCGTCTTGGGTACAACCAGTAGACCGCCGTTTTCTTCATCTGCGGGGTCGATAGCCGTCCAGGCTGCAATGCAGTTTCCCGGTTCAACCTTTAAATAGAAGTTATCCTGATGAAGAGCCTGTCCTCTCGCTCCAGGAGGCTTATAATAGAACATGCTTTGTGCTGCTAACGCCGCTTCATTATATAGGCTCTCGAGCACGGACATCACCGGCTGGTGCAGCATATATTTTTTTGCCGTTTCATTAAATCGATGCGGGTGCATAACCCGAGGATATCGCCTTAATGGATCTGGGGACTCAGAGGATAAATCAGGCTCAAAGTATCCTGGAATTGCTCTCTCGCTAATCTCGTGAAACGTTTGCTCGATTTCATCCAGCTCCTGCTTACTGAATAGTCCTTTTACAATAACGTACCCTTCCATTTCGAATTGGTT is part of the Paenibacillus algicola genome and harbors:
- a CDS encoding phytanoyl-CoA dioxygenase family protein, which translates into the protein MQSQTVLTKEQKNQFEMEGYVIVKGLFSKQELDEIEQTFHEISERAIPGYFEPDLSSESPDPLRRYPRVMHPHRFNETAKKYMLHQPVMSVLESLYNEAALAAQSMFYYKPPGARGQALHQDNFYLKVEPGNCIAAWTAIDPADEENGGLLVVPKTQQYDIVCPELSDSKESFTTHYVKPPKEQKPMPVIMEPGDVLFFNGNLIHGSYRNKTKDRFRRAFICHYANESATHIGKHYQPLFRADGSIVELIDNPDGGPCGFEFKSLYPH